Proteins from one Terriglobus sp. RCC_193 genomic window:
- the rplT gene encoding 50S ribosomal protein L20: MPRVKRGTKRNDRRKKILKRASGYFLTKSKLYQAAQEAVERGLKFAYVGRKQKKRQFRSLWIVRIGAGARLNGLSYSTFISGLKKAGVELDRKVLSDIATNDAAGFAALAAQAKAANDKAKATA, translated from the coding sequence ATGCCCCGCGTAAAACGTGGCACAAAACGCAATGACCGCCGCAAAAAGATTCTTAAGCGCGCGTCTGGCTACTTCCTCACGAAATCAAAGCTGTACCAGGCAGCCCAGGAAGCCGTTGAGCGCGGCCTGAAGTTTGCCTATGTTGGCCGTAAGCAGAAGAAGCGTCAGTTCCGCTCGCTGTGGATCGTCCGCATCGGTGCGGGTGCTCGCCTGAATGGCCTGAGCTACTCGACGTTCATCAGCGGCCTGAAGAAGGCTGGCGTGGAGCTGGACCGCAAGGTTCTCTCGGATATCGCAACCAATGATGCTGCAGGCTTTGCTGCTCTGGCGGCACAGGCCAAGGCTGCGAACGATAAGGCCAAGGCAACAGCGTAA
- the rpmI gene encoding 50S ribosomal protein L35: MPKMKTHTGAKKRFSKTGTGKIKRGQTKKRHILTSKSTKVKRKLTSQAYVSDGDHAKVSRMIPYA; this comes from the coding sequence ATGCCTAAGATGAAGACCCACACAGGGGCTAAAAAGCGCTTTTCTAAGACTGGCACCGGCAAGATCAAGCGCGGCCAGACGAAGAAGCGTCACATCCTGACCTCGAAGTCGACGAAGGTGAAGCGCAAGCTCACGTCGCAGGCTTACGTTTCCGATGGCGATCACGCCAAGGTCTCGCGGATGATCCCCTACGCCTGA
- a CDS encoding cupin domain-containing protein yields MEIQRAGSKPSGVGPADWFTGSVRIDPLFQAPDPALVAGASVTFEPGARTAWHTHPLGQTLIVTAGLGWVQREGGPVEEIRPGDVVWFAPGEKHWHGATSTTGMTHIAIQERLDGKVVDWMEHVTDEQYRR; encoded by the coding sequence ATGGAGATTCAGCGCGCAGGTTCGAAGCCTTCAGGAGTTGGTCCGGCGGATTGGTTTACGGGGTCGGTGCGGATTGATCCTTTGTTTCAAGCGCCTGATCCTGCGCTGGTTGCAGGCGCGAGTGTGACGTTTGAGCCGGGTGCGAGGACGGCGTGGCATACGCATCCGCTGGGACAAACGCTGATTGTGACGGCGGGTCTTGGCTGGGTGCAGCGTGAAGGCGGGCCGGTGGAAGAGATTCGGCCGGGTGATGTGGTCTGGTTTGCGCCGGGCGAGAAGCACTGGCACGGCGCGACGTCGACCACCGGAATGACGCACATTGCGATTCAGGAGCGGCTGGATGGCAAGGTGGTGGACTGGATGGAACACGTTACAGACGAACAATACCGCCGCTAA
- the gyrB gene encoding DNA topoisomerase (ATP-hydrolyzing) subunit B, translating to MATETPLIDLQQTDPTNAPEPKITSETGQPTYTSDNIRVLEGLEAVRLRPAMYIGSTSEQGLHHLVYEVVDNSVDEALAGHATRIDVFIHADNSITVIDDGRGIPVDMKDLGNGVKMPALQVVLTKLHAGGKFDANSYKVSGGLHGVGVSCVNALSEEFDVEVWRDGHTWQQDYSKGDPISEVRKVGVTQKRGTKVHFLPDKSIFSVHEYNFDTLAGRLRQLAFLNKGIEINLTDERATDAKTGEFKQINFRFKGGIEEFIRHLNKGKIVLHEKPIYMEAEKGQLTMEIALQYNDAYSETVFSFANNINTVDGGTHLSGFRTSLTRTINAAGQSLGLFKDMKEALSGDDVREGLVAVVSVKLPQPQFEGQTKGKLNSDIAGQVQSFVNERLGVFFEQNPQVAKKIINKAIDAARAREAARKARDLTRRKGALDGGGLPGKLADCSERQPDRCELYLVEGESAGGTAKQGRDRRFQAILPLKGKILNVEKARYDKMLGHEEIRAMITALGTGIGKDDFTLDKLRYGKLILMTDADVDGSHIRTLLLTFFFRHMTQLIQRGHVYIAQPPLYKIKKGKFEQYIKDDRDFVKVMVKRAADGMVVRYGDDAQTIDGADLTAFMGNLNEYIGFFDKADKRFRNEKVTEQVAKLFAHEGKEQAKRSDFETPEKLEEMAKFLESIAREFQFKAVGKPIKDEEHSTWSLDYTDAQGATRHIDFTTISAPEMRQMLGKYAQISEYLKPPFLVEYAQKTGKAAAVAAEEEAEEAAETEVNETIAAAPGTAVEAKGAKRNSKIGQDPVQKDTPRELFEYVIEQGKKEYQVQRYKGLGEMTAEQLWETTMDPERRTLLQVKLEDIAATEEIFTTLMGEDVEARRRFIEENALDVKNLDI from the coding sequence GTGGCCACCGAGACACCCCTGATCGACCTGCAGCAGACTGACCCCACCAACGCTCCCGAGCCTAAAATCACGTCGGAGACCGGCCAGCCCACCTATACCAGCGACAACATCCGCGTGCTGGAAGGTCTGGAGGCTGTCCGTCTGCGCCCGGCCATGTACATCGGCTCCACGTCCGAGCAGGGTCTGCACCATCTCGTGTACGAGGTCGTCGACAACTCCGTCGACGAAGCCCTCGCCGGCCACGCCACCCGGATTGATGTCTTTATTCACGCCGACAACTCCATCACCGTCATCGACGACGGCCGCGGCATCCCCGTCGACATGAAGGACCTTGGCAATGGCGTGAAGATGCCCGCCCTCCAGGTCGTTCTCACCAAGCTCCACGCAGGCGGCAAGTTCGACGCCAACAGCTACAAGGTCTCCGGCGGTCTCCACGGCGTGGGCGTAAGCTGCGTCAACGCGCTCTCCGAGGAGTTCGACGTCGAGGTCTGGCGCGACGGCCACACCTGGCAGCAGGACTACTCCAAGGGCGACCCCATCTCCGAGGTCCGCAAGGTCGGCGTCACCCAGAAGCGCGGCACCAAGGTCCACTTCCTGCCCGACAAGAGCATCTTCTCCGTCCACGAGTACAACTTCGACACCCTCGCCGGACGCCTGCGCCAGCTCGCCTTCCTGAACAAGGGCATTGAGATCAATCTCACCGACGAGCGCGCCACCGACGCCAAGACCGGCGAATTCAAGCAGATCAACTTCCGCTTCAAGGGCGGCATTGAAGAGTTCATCCGCCATCTGAACAAGGGCAAGATCGTGCTGCATGAAAAGCCCATCTACATGGAGGCCGAAAAGGGCCAGCTCACCATGGAGATCGCGCTGCAGTACAACGACGCCTATTCCGAAACGGTCTTCAGCTTCGCCAACAACATCAACACGGTCGACGGCGGCACCCATCTCTCCGGCTTCCGCACCTCGCTCACCCGCACCATCAACGCGGCAGGCCAGTCCCTCGGCCTCTTTAAAGACATGAAGGAAGCGCTCAGCGGCGACGACGTCCGCGAAGGCCTTGTGGCCGTGGTCAGCGTCAAGCTGCCGCAGCCGCAGTTTGAAGGCCAGACCAAGGGCAAACTGAACTCCGACATCGCCGGACAGGTGCAGTCCTTCGTCAACGAGCGTCTCGGTGTCTTCTTTGAACAGAACCCGCAGGTCGCCAAGAAGATCATCAACAAGGCGATCGACGCCGCTCGCGCACGCGAAGCAGCCCGCAAGGCCCGCGACCTCACACGCCGTAAGGGCGCACTCGACGGCGGTGGCCTCCCCGGCAAACTCGCCGACTGCTCTGAGCGTCAGCCTGACCGCTGCGAACTCTACCTCGTCGAGGGTGAATCGGCCGGTGGCACCGCCAAGCAGGGCCGCGACCGCCGCTTCCAGGCCATCCTGCCCCTCAAGGGTAAGATCCTCAACGTGGAAAAGGCCCGCTACGACAAAATGCTGGGCCACGAAGAAATCCGCGCCATGATCACAGCGCTCGGCACCGGCATCGGCAAAGACGACTTCACGCTGGACAAGCTCCGCTACGGCAAGCTCATCCTCATGACGGACGCCGACGTCGACGGTTCGCACATCCGTACGCTGCTGCTCACCTTCTTCTTCCGTCACATGACGCAGCTCATCCAGCGCGGCCACGTCTACATCGCGCAACCGCCTCTCTACAAGATCAAGAAGGGCAAGTTCGAGCAGTACATCAAGGACGACCGCGACTTCGTCAAGGTCATGGTCAAGCGCGCTGCCGATGGCATGGTCGTCCGCTACGGCGACGACGCCCAGACCATCGACGGCGCCGATCTTACTGCCTTCATGGGCAACCTGAACGAGTACATCGGCTTCTTCGACAAGGCAGACAAGCGTTTCCGCAACGAGAAGGTCACCGAACAGGTCGCCAAACTCTTCGCCCACGAGGGCAAGGAGCAGGCCAAGCGCTCTGACTTTGAAACACCGGAAAAGCTGGAAGAGATGGCGAAGTTCCTTGAGTCCATCGCCCGGGAATTCCAGTTCAAGGCCGTCGGCAAGCCCATCAAGGACGAGGAGCACAGCACCTGGTCACTGGACTACACCGACGCTCAGGGTGCCACTCGCCACATCGACTTCACCACTATCTCCGCTCCAGAGATGCGCCAGATGCTCGGCAAGTACGCGCAGATCAGCGAATACCTGAAGCCTCCCTTCCTCGTGGAATACGCGCAGAAGACCGGCAAGGCCGCTGCCGTAGCCGCAGAAGAGGAAGCGGAAGAAGCCGCCGAAACTGAGGTGAACGAGACCATCGCCGCAGCCCCCGGCACCGCAGTGGAAGCCAAGGGAGCCAAGCGCAACTCGAAGATCGGCCAGGATCCCGTCCAGAAAGACACCCCGCGCGAACTCTTCGAGTACGTCATCGAGCAGGGCAAGAAGGAATACCAGGTACAGCGCTACAAGGGCCTCGGCGAAATGACCGCCGAACAGCTCTGGGAGACCACCATGGACCCCGAACGCCGCACCCTCCTCCAGGTCAAGCTCGAAGACATCGCAGCCACCGAGGAAATCTTCACCACCCTCATGGGCGAAGACGTGGAAGCCCGCCGTCGCTTCATCGAGGAAAACGCCCTCGACGTAAAGAACCTCGACATCTAG
- the secE gene encoding preprotein translocase subunit SecE, translating into MAKAAVVEENAALQKIKEPGMKLGAFLGDVRSEMRKVSTPSTAETRTTTAVVIVTVFAFAAYFWAVDFGINHSLNALITKLTQR; encoded by the coding sequence ATGGCCAAGGCAGCAGTGGTGGAAGAGAACGCAGCACTCCAGAAGATCAAGGAACCCGGCATGAAGCTGGGAGCATTCCTCGGCGACGTGCGCAGCGAAATGCGCAAGGTGTCCACACCGTCGACTGCGGAAACGCGCACCACGACCGCCGTCGTGATTGTGACCGTTTTCGCCTTTGCCGCATACTTCTGGGCCGTCGACTTCGGCATCAATCACTCGTTGAACGCGCTGATCACCAAACTGACGCAGCGCTAA
- the nusG gene encoding transcription termination/antitermination protein NusG — translation MAEEFAPVEETIEATPAPEATEQAEAPAQESNLKWYIIHAYSGFERKVKESLESRMHAFGLGHKIGRIEIPTEPVTEIRNNKKYTIDRVFLPGYVFVEMDLDNDLWHLVKNTPRVTGFLQTGDTPTPLSEAEVNSMLNRADVVKDKPKLKVKFEKGEQVRITEGPFANFNGAVDDVNEDKQTLKVMVSIFGRPTPTEVEFSQVEKTIE, via the coding sequence ATGGCTGAAGAGTTCGCACCCGTGGAAGAGACAATCGAAGCTACCCCCGCTCCGGAAGCAACGGAACAGGCAGAGGCTCCCGCGCAGGAAAGCAACCTGAAGTGGTACATCATCCACGCCTACTCGGGCTTTGAGCGCAAGGTCAAAGAGTCGCTGGAGAGCCGGATGCACGCCTTCGGCCTGGGCCACAAGATCGGCCGCATCGAAATCCCCACCGAGCCGGTCACCGAGATTCGCAACAACAAGAAGTACACCATTGACCGCGTCTTCCTTCCCGGCTACGTCTTCGTCGAAATGGACCTCGACAACGACCTCTGGCACCTGGTGAAGAACACGCCACGCGTCACGGGATTCCTCCAGACCGGCGACACCCCCACCCCGCTCAGTGAAGCCGAGGTCAACTCGATGCTGAACCGCGCGGACGTGGTGAAGGACAAGCCCAAGCTGAAGGTCAAGTTCGAGAAGGGCGAGCAGGTCCGCATCACCGAGGGACCATTCGCCAACTTCAACGGCGCTGTGGACGACGTCAACGAAGACAAGCAGACCCTGAAGGTTATGGTCAGCATCTTCGGACGCCCCACTCCGACCGAAGTCGAGTTTTCGCAGGTGGAGAAGACCATCGAGTAG
- the rplK gene encoding 50S ribosomal protein L11, with amino-acid sequence MAPKKITGYVKLQVMAGKATPAPPIGPALGQAQVNIMEFCKQFNDRTKDPSMAGLTIPVVISVYADRTFSFITKTPPAPVLLKKAAKIEKGSGTPNKAKVGTVTEAQVREIATQKMPDLNAATVEAAIKMIKGTARSMGLDVVA; translated from the coding sequence ATGGCACCGAAGAAAATTACTGGATACGTCAAACTCCAGGTGATGGCCGGCAAGGCCACTCCCGCTCCGCCGATCGGCCCCGCGCTCGGTCAGGCGCAGGTCAACATCATGGAGTTCTGCAAGCAGTTCAACGACCGCACCAAGGACCCGTCGATGGCGGGCCTCACCATCCCGGTCGTCATCAGCGTGTATGCAGACCGTACCTTCTCCTTCATCACCAAGACGCCTCCGGCTCCGGTGCTCCTGAAGAAGGCTGCCAAGATCGAAAAGGGTTCCGGCACGCCGAACAAGGCGAAGGTCGGCACCGTGACCGAAGCTCAGGTGCGCGAGATCGCCACCCAGAAGATGCCCGACCTGAACGCAGCGACCGTTGAAGCCGCAATTAAGATGATCAAGGGCACCGCCCGCTCCATGGGCCTCGACGTAGTCGCCTAA
- a CDS encoding neuromedin U, whose amino-acid sequence MHKSILHLPFVALVSACLLPGLAAAQQTQTEEAHSTENLQKATQNPVASMISVPFQNNSNFGIGPYGRIQNVLNIQPVIPVKVTPDLNLIVRWIAPIVYQPAPGTANLQVYGINEDTPAYFAAVDVQQHAAIGGLGDMAPTFFLTSAKAHKMIFATGPMFVLPTGTSRVLGQGKFSMGPSILTLVQPGHWTVGALISNVWSVAGDSSRSDVNQMSFQYFVNYNLKKGWALSTGPIISANWKGSSGNVWTVPIGGGVGRVMRLGYQPANIGVQFYRNAVYPTGGSPWSMRLSVSLLFPKMPKPAAK is encoded by the coding sequence GTGCACAAAAGCATTCTGCATCTTCCATTCGTTGCTCTCGTATCGGCCTGCCTCCTGCCTGGACTGGCGGCGGCGCAACAGACCCAGACGGAAGAAGCGCATTCCACCGAAAACCTGCAAAAAGCTACACAGAATCCTGTAGCCAGCATGATCAGCGTCCCCTTTCAGAACAACAGCAACTTCGGAATCGGCCCCTACGGGCGCATTCAGAATGTGTTGAATATCCAGCCTGTGATTCCGGTGAAAGTAACGCCGGATCTGAACCTTATCGTCCGTTGGATCGCCCCCATCGTTTACCAGCCTGCACCGGGAACGGCAAACCTTCAGGTCTATGGCATCAACGAGGACACACCAGCCTATTTCGCGGCCGTCGATGTGCAACAACACGCAGCCATTGGTGGCCTCGGCGACATGGCACCGACTTTTTTCCTCACTTCGGCCAAAGCACACAAAATGATCTTCGCCACAGGTCCCATGTTTGTCCTGCCCACCGGCACCAGCAGGGTGCTCGGCCAGGGAAAATTCAGCATGGGGCCTTCCATTCTCACCCTGGTCCAGCCCGGGCATTGGACTGTCGGTGCGTTGATCAGCAATGTCTGGTCCGTTGCAGGCGATTCCAGCCGCAGCGATGTCAACCAGATGAGCTTCCAGTACTTCGTCAACTACAACCTGAAGAAGGGTTGGGCTCTTTCCACTGGCCCCATCATTTCCGCCAACTGGAAGGGTTCCAGCGGGAACGTCTGGACAGTCCCCATCGGCGGCGGAGTCGGCCGTGTGATGCGTCTTGGATACCAGCCCGCCAACATTGGCGTGCAGTTCTACAGGAACGCGGTGTATCCAACCGGCGGCTCTCCCTGGAGCATGCGTCTATCAGTCTCGCTGCTGTTTCCAAAGATGCCAAAGCCAGCCGCTAAATAA
- a CDS encoding amidohydrolase, whose product MKRFAFALPAVLLAASCVAQIPTATLQSDAAAQMPTLEKTYLMLHQAPELSRQEEKTSAFVASQLRSLGYQVTDHIGKYEDGKPAFGVVGVLKNGSGPTVLIRTDMDALPVTEETGVAYASKVRAKNAQGEDVGVMQACGHDIHMSAFIGIATELAKHKDAWHGTVLMLGQPAEEVIQGAKAMMADGLYTRFPRPDYVLGMHDFGNIAAGTVGISAGPMLASADSITVVFHGVGAHGSQPQNSKDPIFMGAEFVSLLQGVVSRQISPQSPGVITVGTFHAGTKNNIIPAEATLGLTVRSYDEVTRQKLLQGITNTANAIAVAYGLPADKMPTLTTVETTTPTVNNDALTERVRKAAVATLGADKVLPQQAVMGSEDVGYLTDGYKIPMTFFRLGAGDPAKVAEAQKKGLALPDIHSALYAPDYKPAIETGVVTMTAVAVSLLQ is encoded by the coding sequence ATGAAGAGATTTGCCTTCGCCCTTCCCGCCGTACTGTTGGCGGCTTCCTGTGTTGCGCAGATTCCCACAGCCACGCTGCAGAGCGATGCGGCTGCGCAGATGCCCACGCTGGAGAAGACATACCTCATGCTGCATCAGGCTCCTGAGCTGTCGCGGCAGGAGGAGAAGACGTCTGCGTTTGTGGCGTCGCAGCTTCGCTCATTGGGCTATCAGGTTACCGATCACATTGGGAAATATGAAGACGGCAAGCCTGCGTTTGGCGTTGTGGGTGTGCTGAAGAATGGCAGTGGGCCGACCGTGCTGATCCGCACGGATATGGACGCGTTGCCGGTGACGGAAGAGACCGGCGTGGCCTATGCCAGCAAGGTGCGCGCGAAGAATGCGCAGGGCGAGGATGTGGGCGTGATGCAGGCATGCGGTCATGACATTCATATGTCTGCCTTCATTGGCATTGCAACGGAACTGGCGAAGCACAAGGATGCGTGGCATGGCACGGTGTTGATGCTGGGCCAGCCCGCGGAAGAGGTGATTCAGGGCGCAAAGGCGATGATGGCCGATGGCTTGTACACGCGTTTTCCGCGACCGGATTATGTGCTGGGGATGCATGACTTCGGCAACATCGCCGCAGGAACGGTCGGCATCAGCGCAGGGCCAATGTTGGCCAGTGCGGATTCGATCACGGTGGTGTTTCATGGTGTGGGCGCGCATGGGTCGCAGCCGCAGAACTCGAAAGATCCCATCTTCATGGGTGCGGAGTTTGTCAGCCTGCTGCAGGGTGTGGTGAGTCGGCAGATCTCGCCGCAGTCGCCGGGTGTGATCACGGTGGGCACGTTTCATGCGGGGACGAAGAACAACATCATTCCTGCAGAAGCAACGCTGGGACTGACGGTTCGCAGCTATGACGAGGTGACGCGACAGAAGCTGCTGCAGGGGATTACGAATACTGCCAATGCGATTGCGGTTGCCTATGGGCTGCCTGCGGACAAGATGCCGACCCTTACGACGGTTGAGACAACCACGCCGACGGTGAATAATGATGCGTTGACGGAACGTGTGCGTAAGGCGGCGGTTGCCACGCTGGGTGCGGATAAGGTGTTGCCGCAACAGGCCGTGATGGGCAGCGAGGACGTGGGCTATCTGACCGACGGCTACAAGATTCCGATGACGTTCTTCCGGCTGGGTGCGGGTGATCCGGCGAAGGTGGCGGAGGCGCAGAAGAAGGGCTTGGCGCTGCCGGATATCCACTCGGCGCTGTATGCGCCGGATTACAAACCGGCGATTGAGACGGGTGTGGTGACGATGACGGCGGTGGCGGTTTCGCTGTTGCAGTAG
- a CDS encoding PA2169 family four-helix-bundle protein, whose translation MAELLKQTESVLKDVIESLIDSQEGFREIGEKLHDETLKRYFLAESLKRASFKGDLEDVLIKEGVGDAYKETGSVAGAIHRTWGDLKAKLGGGDHSLLETAEAGEDKAKKVYADALKHDLPLPVHQLLSTQAAHVQASHDYVKAARDSRK comes from the coding sequence ATGGCAGAGCTGCTGAAGCAAACGGAATCGGTACTGAAAGACGTCATTGAATCGCTGATTGATAGCCAGGAAGGTTTTCGTGAGATTGGTGAGAAGCTGCACGACGAGACGCTGAAGCGCTATTTCCTGGCAGAGAGCCTGAAGCGTGCTTCGTTCAAGGGCGACCTGGAAGATGTGTTGATTAAGGAAGGCGTCGGCGATGCATACAAGGAAACTGGCAGCGTGGCTGGAGCGATTCATCGTACGTGGGGCGATCTGAAGGCGAAGCTGGGTGGCGGCGACCACTCGCTGCTGGAGACGGCCGAAGCGGGTGAGGATAAGGCGAAGAAGGTGTATGCCGATGCGTTGAAGCATGACCTGCCGCTGCCGGTTCACCAGTTGTTGAGCACGCAGGCTGCGCATGTTCAGGCGAGCCATGATTATGTGAAGGCCGCCCGGGATTCGCGGAAGTAA
- a CDS encoding DNA translocase FtsK: MKPLRLEMTPTRSRRLNEVLGLLLLATAVLLLLSLVSYTPDDPSLNTVGGFSSATALRPVHNWAGRIGALLSDLLLQILGIAAFVFPLMLGRLGICWMRSQAQGSPAAKTIGIVLWILAAPTALALMPMHLLWRSALPIEGALGRVLSGFIVGLLNYPGACVVVGLLVVLSLYLSTTFTFNTAQDWAGQRLGIFGRLQERYLAWRGDRGDLKASRAADKLETRREREIARQDAADAKATAAAQRAASGGSLITSLFAKWSLWRKGIRPDSEIIDDMPSSRTMWSKMPRTNVDAGPDPEFAPLPGHLQAEADAALQAEVTGIDAPLNGSLLEAAPTQENFADWHQPGHAPQDDQAFAWLNSRRAEQQQRPRTAEVVPFPAATRMEPPAPPAPPEEKISFGKRADESIKTVTLTAKSVHGYKLPPSSLLHHDNKHAAVREEALREEARILVEKCGEFGVDGQVTQINPGPVVTTFEFRPDAGVKYSRVTGLADDLCLAMAAESVLIERMPGKSTVGIQVPNSDRETIWLRDVVESEGFANSRSKVEIAMGKDINGRIVTANLAAMPHVLIAGSTGSGKSVAINAMIMSVLFKATPEEVRMILVDPKRVELGMYEGIPHLFTPIITEPKLAANALRNAVREMERRLKLLASRHVRNLDQYNKLFDSGQLFNEDGEEQQPLPYIMIIIDELADLMMLDKANVEESITRLAQMARAVGIHLVLATQRPSVDVITGLIKANVPTRMSFRLATKVDSRTIIDSNGAESLLGRGDMLFLPPGTSRLQRVHAPFVTEKEISDVVDFWKQQGEAEYVEGFLEGPKDDKGNNLFDDEGNNAQDELFDDAVRLVFEFGKASTSLLQRRLRIGYGRAAALIDMMERDGLVGPADGSKPREILKSPDFYREVDEALR; encoded by the coding sequence ATGAAGCCGCTCCGCCTGGAGATGACCCCCACCCGCAGCCGCCGGCTGAACGAAGTGCTCGGCCTGCTGCTGCTGGCCACTGCCGTACTGCTGCTGCTTTCGCTGGTCAGCTACACCCCCGACGACCCCTCCCTGAACACCGTCGGCGGATTCAGCAGTGCCACCGCGCTGCGCCCCGTGCATAACTGGGCTGGACGCATCGGTGCGCTCCTCAGCGACCTCCTTCTGCAAATCCTCGGCATCGCTGCCTTCGTCTTCCCGCTCATGCTGGGCCGTCTGGGCATCTGCTGGATGCGCTCGCAGGCGCAGGGCTCACCCGCCGCCAAAACCATTGGCATCGTCCTCTGGATTCTCGCCGCACCCACCGCACTGGCGCTCATGCCCATGCACCTCCTGTGGCGCAGCGCTCTGCCCATTGAAGGCGCCCTCGGTCGTGTCCTCTCCGGTTTCATCGTCGGCCTGCTCAACTACCCCGGCGCCTGCGTCGTCGTCGGCCTGCTCGTCGTCCTCAGCCTCTACCTCTCCACCACCTTCACCTTCAACACCGCGCAGGACTGGGCCGGTCAACGCCTCGGCATCTTCGGCCGCCTGCAGGAGCGCTATCTCGCATGGCGCGGTGACCGTGGCGACCTGAAAGCCTCACGCGCCGCAGACAAGCTGGAAACCCGCCGCGAACGCGAAATCGCCCGGCAGGACGCCGCCGACGCCAAGGCCACCGCAGCCGCCCAACGTGCCGCCAGCGGCGGCTCGCTCATCACCAGCCTCTTCGCCAAGTGGAGCCTCTGGCGCAAGGGCATCCGTCCCGACAGCGAAATCATTGACGACATGCCCTCCTCCCGCACCATGTGGTCCAAAATGCCGCGCACCAACGTTGACGCAGGCCCCGACCCTGAATTCGCGCCGCTGCCCGGCCATCTCCAGGCCGAAGCCGACGCTGCACTCCAGGCCGAAGTCACCGGCATCGACGCCCCGCTCAACGGCAGCCTGCTCGAAGCCGCGCCCACACAGGAAAACTTCGCAGACTGGCACCAGCCCGGCCACGCACCGCAGGACGATCAGGCCTTCGCCTGGCTGAACAGTCGCCGAGCAGAACAGCAACAGCGCCCGCGCACCGCCGAGGTCGTGCCCTTCCCCGCAGCAACACGCATGGAGCCTCCCGCACCGCCCGCTCCCCCGGAAGAGAAAATCTCTTTCGGCAAGCGCGCCGACGAGTCCATCAAGACCGTCACGCTCACCGCAAAATCCGTCCACGGTTACAAGCTGCCGCCGTCGTCCCTGCTGCACCACGACAACAAACACGCCGCCGTCCGCGAAGAAGCCCTGCGCGAAGAAGCCCGCATCCTCGTCGAAAAATGCGGCGAATTCGGCGTCGACGGCCAGGTCACCCAGATCAACCCGGGCCCCGTCGTCACCACCTTTGAGTTCCGCCCCGACGCCGGCGTGAAATACAGCCGCGTCACCGGCCTCGCCGACGACCTCTGCCTCGCCATGGCCGCCGAGTCCGTCCTCATCGAGCGCATGCCCGGCAAGTCCACCGTCGGCATCCAGGTCCCCAACAGCGACCGCGAAACCATCTGGCTCCGCGATGTCGTCGAGTCCGAAGGCTTCGCCAACTCCCGCTCCAAAGTCGAAATCGCGATGGGCAAGGACATTAACGGACGTATCGTCACCGCCAACCTCGCGGCCATGCCCCACGTCCTCATCGCAGGCTCAACCGGATCGGGTAAATCCGTCGCCATCAACGCCATGATCATGAGCGTCCTCTTCAAGGCCACACCCGAAGAAGTCCGCATGATCCTTGTCGATCCCAAGCGCGTCGAGCTCGGCATGTACGAGGGCATCCCGCACCTCTTCACGCCCATCATCACCGAGCCCAAACTCGCCGCCAACGCACTCCGCAACGCCGTCCGCGAAATGGAGCGCCGCCTCAAACTCCTCGCCAGCCGCCACGTCCGCAACCTCGATCAATACAACAAGCTCTTCGACAGCGGCCAGCTCTTCAACGAAGACGGCGAAGAGCAGCAGCCCCTGCCCTACATCATGATCATCATCGACGAGCTCGCCGACCTCATGATGCTCGACAAGGCCAACGTCGAAGAGTCCATCACCCGCCTCGCGCAGATGGCCCGCGCCGTCGGCATCCATCTCGTACTCGCAACGCAAAGACCGAGTGTGGACGTCATCACCGGCCTCATCAAGGCCAACGTCCCCACCCGCATGTCCTTCCGCCTCGCCACCAAGGTCGACAGCCGCACCATCATCGACAGCAACGGCGCGGAATCGCTTCTGGGCCGCGGCGACATGCTCTTCCTGCCACCGGGCACCAGTCGCCTCCAACGCGTCCACGCGCCCTTCGTCACAGAAAAGGAAATCAGCGACGTAGTCGATTTCTGGAAGCAGCAGGGCGAAGCTGAATACGTTGAAGGCTTCCTCGAAGGCCCCAAGGACGACAAGGGCAACAACCTCTTCGACGACGAAGGCAACAACGCCCAGGACGAACTCTTCGACGACGCCGTCCGCCTCGTCTTCGAATTCGGCAAGGCCAGCACCTCACTCCTGCAACGCCGCCTTCGCATCGGCTACGGCCGCGCCGCCGCCCTCATCGACATGATGGAGCGCGATGGCCTCGTAGGCCCCGCAGACGGCAGCAAACCCCGCGAAATCCTGAAGTCCCCCGACTTCTACCGAGAGGTAGACGAAGCCCTCCGCTAA
- a CDS encoding toxin-antitoxin system HicB family antitoxin — MNHRTYPLRLSPSMREQVERLAKKDQVSLNHFICLALAEKLSRMEHQAWMGMDASQSSRHPPHNSGTFAA, encoded by the coding sequence ATGAATCACAGAACGTATCCACTCCGCCTTAGCCCGTCCATGCGGGAGCAGGTGGAGCGTCTCGCCAAGAAAGATCAGGTCTCCCTGAATCACTTCATCTGTCTGGCTCTTGCGGAAAAACTAAGCCGAATGGAGCACCAAGCCTGGATGGGAATGGATGCTTCCCAAAGTTCTCGACATCCACCACATAATTCCGGCACTTTTGCGGCATAA